The Elusimicrobiota bacterium genome segment CGGAAGTGGCTGATGCCCTTGGAGAGGTCGCACTGGTAGATGTAGTAGGGCTTCACCCGGATGCGCAGGAGGTCCTGGACGAGCCGGCGCATCTTCGCGGGGCAGTCGTTGACGCCCTTGAGCAGGACCGTCTGGTTCCCCAGCGGGATCCCCGCGTCGGCGAGCTTCGCGCAGGCGGCGGCGGCCTCGGCGGTGACCTCCTTGGGGTGGTTGAAGTGCGTGTTCACGTAGATGGGATGGTACTTGCGGAGCATCGCCGTGAGCTCGTCGGTGATCCGCATGGGCATGACCACGGGCGTCCGGGTGCCGATGCGGATGATCTCGACGTGGGGGATCTCGCGCAGTCCCCTGAGGATCCCCTCCAGCACGTCCTCTCCCAGCACGAGAGGGTCTCCGCCCGAGATGAGCACGTCGCGGACCTGCGGGGTCTTGCGGATGTAGGCGAGGGCCGCCTCGACGTTCTTCTTCGCGAGATGCGCGTCCTCGAGGCCGACGAGCCGGCGCCGGGTGCAGTGACGGCAGTTCATCGAGCAGATGTTGGTGACGAGCAGCAGCACGCGGTCGGGGTAGCGGTGGGTCAGGCCCGGGACCGGAGAGTCCACGTCCTCATGGAGCGGGTCGTCGAGGTCGGAGAGGTCGTCCTTGAGCTCCGTGGCGGTCGGGATGGCGAGCTGGCGCACGGGGCAGCGGCGGTCCTTCGGGTCCATGAGCGCCGCGTAGTAGGGGGTGATCGCCATGCGGAACTTCTCGAGGCACTTGCGCAGGTCGGCGACCTCCCCGGCGTCGAGGTCGGCGACCTTCTGGAGCGCCTCGACGGTCTTGATGCCGTTGCGCAGCTGCCAGCGCCAGTCGTTCCAGTCCTTCTCGGGGACGTCCTTGAACGCCGGGACGCGCTTATAGTCCACCTGCTTATAGGTCATGCGTGGCTCCTCTCGGTGCCTGGCTCCCGAAGGGTGCCTGGCACCGGCCGTAAGCGTTGCTCCCGGTGACCCGGGACCGAGACGACCCCCTCCGCGCCGCGGGGCCGGCGGATTCAAGTGTAGAGCTTCTCATAGAGCGCGCGGATCTCGGGGGACTCGCGCAGGATGTTGAGCGTGATCTCCGCGTGCCCCTTCGTGTAGCCGTTGCCGACGATCATGTCCACGTCCTTGCCGACGCCTTCGGCGCCGAGCGCCGCCTTCGTGAAGGAGGTGGCCATGCTG includes the following:
- the ablA gene encoding lysine 2,3-aminomutase; the protein is MTYKQVDYKRVPAFKDVPEKDWNDWRWQLRNGIKTVEALQKVADLDAGEVADLRKCLEKFRMAITPYYAALMDPKDRRCPVRQLAIPTATELKDDLSDLDDPLHEDVDSPVPGLTHRYPDRVLLLVTNICSMNCRHCTRRRLVGLEDAHLAKKNVEAALAYIRKTPQVRDVLISGGDPLVLGEDVLEGILRGLREIPHVEIIRIGTRTPVVMPMRITDELTAMLRKYHPIYVNTHFNHPKEVTAEAAAACAKLADAGIPLGNQTVLLKGVNDCPAKMRRLVQDLLRIRVKPYYIYQCDLSKGISHFRTSIAKGIEIMENLRGHTTGMAVPTFVVDAPGGGGKIPLMPNYLISQSDRRLVLRNYEGVLTTYTQPEHAYSEPCACEYCKDERYRPSDGVGQLLAGEKLSLEPQGLKRRERHA